A genomic segment from bacterium encodes:
- a CDS encoding TraB/GumN family protein, producing MTEITSIDENVDKIVLGEKTIFLVGTAHISQASVDLAEQVIREHTPDSVAIELCESRHASLLDPERWKNTDIVSVIRSGKAYVLMAQLVLASFQKKLGDQLKIKPGSEMLRSAEVAQELGTTLVLADRDVRTTLKRSWSALGFIGTFRLISSMVFSLFSEQKIEAEEIERLKKSDALEEMMKEFSELLPEVRVALIDERDSYLASKIQEAEGDTVVAIVGAGHVPGIRKKIGTTIDRAALEKIPSPSPFWKIIQWTIPILVIAIFIFGFLGSGIETVASMAWTWFLINGCFGALGSLLALAHPVTILAAFVVSPFTSLNPFVAAGWVAGLVEAIIRKPRVSDLETVAEDISQHFSGIWKNRVTRILLIIALTNLCGTIGTVIGIERITSILR from the coding sequence ATGACAGAGATTACCTCTATTGATGAAAATGTCGATAAGATTGTCCTCGGTGAGAAAACAATATTTCTCGTGGGCACTGCTCACATCTCGCAAGCGAGCGTTGACCTAGCTGAGCAGGTTATTCGAGAGCATACTCCTGACTCTGTAGCTATTGAGCTATGCGAGAGTAGACACGCATCCCTTTTGGATCCAGAACGATGGAAAAATACGGATATCGTATCTGTTATCCGCTCAGGCAAGGCCTATGTGCTCATGGCACAGTTGGTACTTGCAAGCTTTCAGAAAAAACTCGGGGACCAACTCAAGATAAAACCTGGCAGCGAGATGCTCCGAAGTGCTGAAGTGGCTCAGGAGCTGGGAACAACATTAGTTCTTGCTGATAGAGACGTTAGAACAACATTGAAACGAAGCTGGTCGGCGCTTGGATTTATTGGAACATTCCGACTGATCTCTAGCATGGTCTTTAGCCTTTTCTCTGAGCAAAAAATCGAAGCTGAAGAAATTGAGCGACTGAAGAAAAGTGATGCTCTTGAAGAAATGATGAAAGAATTCTCGGAATTACTACCGGAGGTTCGCGTAGCACTCATTGACGAACGAGACTCTTATCTCGCTTCTAAAATTCAAGAGGCTGAAGGAGATACCGTTGTTGCTATTGTTGGGGCAGGACACGTACCTGGAATTCGGAAAAAAATTGGAACGACTATTGACCGAGCTGCACTCGAAAAAATCCCCTCCCCTAGCCCTTTTTGGAAAATAATTCAGTGGACGATTCCAATTCTCGTAATTGCTATTTTTATCTTCGGATTTCTTGGATCGGGAATAGAGACCGTGGCCTCAATGGCGTGGACATGGTTTTTGATTAATGGATGTTTTGGTGCTCTGGGCTCTTTGCTCGCGTTGGCTCATCCCGTTACGATTCTTGCTGCATTTGTCGTATCACCATTCACTTCCTTAAATCCCTTTGTTGCCGCAGGCTGGGTTGCTGGTCTCGTAGAGGCAATTATTCGTAAACCACGCGTCTCCGATCTCGAAACCGTTGCTGAAGATATAAGCCAACATTTTTCGGGAATTTGGAAAAATCGAGTAACTCGAATCCTGCTTATTATTGCCTTAACGAACCTATGTGGCACAATTGGAACGGTGATCGGAATCGAACGAATTACTTCTATCCTGCGATAA
- a CDS encoding ABC transporter ATP-binding protein: MITLESVSKHFGSFIAVDSVSLHVNPGEIFGFLGINGAGKTTTLRMISGVLAPSSGKILLDTFDMSSEPEKAKAITGYIPDRPYLYPKLTAIEFLSFMGELYRVPSSLLRKRIEDLLEHFGLSEWGAQLIEQFSHGMKQRLATAAALIAEPKILVIDEPMVGLDPHGAQRLKSSLKQFAREGMSILLSTHSLHVAEELSHRIAIMDQGKILTIGTLEELQEQTGSQTHGLEEIFLKLTQNETQTRSSRPPNN; this comes from the coding sequence GTGATTACTCTTGAGTCTGTTTCGAAGCATTTTGGTTCTTTCATTGCGGTTGATTCTGTATCGCTTCATGTCAATCCCGGTGAGATTTTTGGATTCCTGGGGATCAATGGAGCAGGAAAGACGACTACGCTGAGAATGATTTCAGGAGTCCTTGCTCCCTCCTCAGGGAAGATTCTACTTGATACTTTTGATATGAGTTCTGAGCCAGAAAAAGCGAAAGCGATTACTGGCTATATTCCTGATCGCCCATATCTCTACCCTAAACTCACAGCTATAGAATTTCTCTCTTTTATGGGAGAGCTTTACCGCGTACCCTCGAGCCTTCTTCGTAAGCGCATAGAAGATTTACTTGAGCATTTTGGGCTTTCAGAGTGGGGAGCACAGCTTATCGAGCAATTCTCACACGGTATGAAACAACGTCTTGCAACCGCAGCTGCGCTTATCGCAGAACCAAAAATTCTTGTAATTGATGAGCCAATGGTAGGGCTAGATCCACATGGCGCACAACGACTAAAGAGCTCATTAAAACAATTTGCAAGGGAGGGAATGAGTATTCTCCTTTCAACTCACTCTCTCCATGTTGCTGAAGAACTCTCACATCGAATTGCCATTATGGACCAGGGGAAAATTCTTACTATAGGCACTCTCGAGGAGCTTCAGGAGCAAACGGGTAGTCAAACTCACGGGCTCGAAGAGATATTTTTAAAACTTACTCAAAACGAAACTCAAACGCGTAGTTCTCGTCCACCTAATAATTAA
- the trmB gene encoding tRNA (guanosine(46)-N7)-methyltransferase TrmB, which produces MMEKRWINQYIPLSHSSDRILEESKGSFSPKALGAFKALKQQFSQFVLEIGSGSGMHLINQAKQHPDTLHVGVELRYKRAFKTIEKAEKQGLSNVFIIRGNASLIQELFEPKELSAIYIHYPDPWRKKRWQKHRILQKDFLHSLANLLHAEGIISFRTDHTEYFEEVLTLVDASEEFSVKTLSRHLYQDSPATFIPSSEFEALFFSQGVPLKALTLKRL; this is translated from the coding sequence ATGATGGAGAAAAGATGGATTAACCAATACATTCCCTTATCACATTCAAGTGATCGAATTCTTGAAGAATCCAAGGGAAGCTTTAGTCCTAAGGCACTTGGGGCATTTAAAGCTCTGAAGCAACAATTTTCTCAATTCGTGCTAGAGATTGGATCTGGTTCAGGAATGCACCTCATTAATCAGGCAAAACAGCACCCTGATACTCTACATGTTGGAGTCGAGCTACGCTACAAACGAGCCTTTAAGACAATTGAGAAAGCGGAAAAACAGGGTCTTTCGAATGTATTTATAATTCGAGGGAACGCGAGCCTGATTCAAGAACTTTTTGAGCCGAAAGAGCTCTCTGCTATCTACATTCATTATCCCGATCCATGGAGAAAAAAACGGTGGCAAAAACATCGAATTCTTCAAAAAGATTTTCTGCACTCTCTAGCCAATCTGCTCCATGCGGAAGGAATAATTTCATTTCGTACCGATCATACGGAATATTTCGAAGAAGTACTGACCCTCGTAGACGCATCAGAGGAATTTTCTGTGAAAACCCTCTCTCGACATCTTTATCAAGACTCTCCCGCAACTTTCATTCCATCATCTGAATTTGAAGCCCTCTTCTTCTCACAGGGAGTGCCGTTAAAGGCTCTTACCCTAAAGCGACTATAA
- a CDS encoding KpsF/GutQ family sugar-phosphate isomerase: MKNNETNSIMSIAKEVILEEATALQTIAERLNSEFENSVRTISQMEDIGRVIVSGMGKSSFIGMKISATLASIGIPSFFLHPAEAVHGDLGRFTPYDIALLLSNSGETGEILELLPFLTRVGCPVISMTACEDSTLARNSLITLALGKHKEAGPLGLAPTTSTTAMLALGDALAMALLDVKGLSEQDFAGFHPAGSLGRSLLSVNEIMRRGDELCIVTKETSCRDVLEKISNTRGRPGAAAVIDNTKTLVGIYTDGDLRRCLNTGEEFLKEPVEKYMGRSPKTIAPNMLVKEASAMMTEHRVDQLIVINEQSEPIGLLDIQDAASVRLK, from the coding sequence ATGAAAAACAATGAAACAAATTCCATTATGAGTATTGCTAAAGAAGTAATTCTTGAAGAAGCAACTGCACTACAAACCATTGCAGAACGGCTAAACTCGGAGTTTGAGAATTCAGTTCGTACCATCAGTCAGATGGAAGATATTGGGCGTGTGATCGTGAGCGGCATGGGGAAAAGCAGTTTTATTGGAATGAAGATCTCTGCAACTCTTGCAAGTATTGGCATTCCCTCTTTTTTTCTTCATCCAGCAGAGGCCGTGCATGGAGATCTGGGGCGGTTTACCCCTTACGACATTGCGCTCTTGCTCTCAAATTCAGGGGAAACCGGGGAGATTCTAGAGCTTCTTCCATTTCTTACACGAGTTGGATGTCCCGTCATTAGCATGACGGCGTGTGAAGACTCAACTCTTGCCAGAAACTCGCTTATCACTCTAGCGCTCGGAAAACACAAGGAGGCTGGACCCTTAGGCTTAGCCCCTACGACATCAACGACCGCGATGCTCGCTCTTGGCGATGCCTTAGCAATGGCTCTCCTTGACGTAAAAGGTCTTTCTGAGCAGGACTTCGCCGGATTCCATCCGGCCGGCTCACTCGGTCGCTCACTCCTCAGCGTTAACGAAATCATGCGAAGAGGAGATGAACTGTGTATCGTGACGAAAGAGACCTCCTGTCGCGATGTATTAGAGAAAATATCAAATACACGAGGTCGTCCTGGAGCCGCTGCCGTTATTGATAATACAAAAACTCTCGTTGGTATTTATACAGATGGAGATCTTAGGAGATGCCTGAACACTGGAGAAGAGTTTCTTAAAGAACCAGTCGAAAAATACATGGGGAGGAGTCCAAAGACCATCGCACCAAACATGCTTGTGAAAGAAGCTTCTGCCATGATGACAGAGCACCGAGTCGATCAACTGATTGTTATTAATGAACAGAGTGAACCGATTGGACTCCTTGATATTCAAGATGCAGCCTCCGTCAGGCTGAAATAA